The DNA region AAAGAAAAGGAACCGGCCTGGGGCTTGTGATAATAAGTAAAATAATTGAAGACCATGGCGGCAAAATAGAGGTGTCAAGCGTAAAGAACCAGGGAACAACAATTGTTATCTATCTGTAAGTGTAAACATAAACATGCTTGACAATAGTTATAAAACTTATTATACTCTATGGCTGATAATCGGGCGGTTTTTACAGTTATTCGGAGGATGTTTAATGTATCATATTTTTTATGAAACACATTTTGCAGCAGCGCACCAGCTTCACGGGTATGATGGTGAATGCAGCAAGATGCACGGGCATACGTGGAAGGTGAGGATTGAAATAAACGCTGAAAAGACAGATGAAATAGGTATATCATTTGATTTTAAAAAATTAAAAGCTGCAACAAATCAAGTTATTGACAGGCTGGATCATAATAATATCAATACTATCCCGCCTTTTGATAAAAAGAACCCTACAGCAGAGAATCTTGCAAGATACTGCTATCATGAAACAGGTAAACTGCTGCCTCAGTCAGTTAAGATGTCCTCTGTTACAGTCTGGGAATCAGACAGCTATGCGGTCTGCTACGAAGAGTAACAATGCTTAAGGTATCAGAAATATTCTACTCCATTCAGGGCGAGTCCACAACTATGGGGCTTCCTGCTGTTTTTGTAAGATTGGCAGGATGTAATCTTAACTGCACATATTGTGATACAAAGTACGCCAGAAGCGGAGGTACCAAATTTTCAATAGAAGAAATACTTGTGCAGGTCAAAAGTTTTAATTGTAACCGTGTGACAATTACAGGCGGGGAACCTCTTCTTCAGGAAGGCTCGGCTGCCCTTGCTCAAAGGTTGATTGATTCCGGATATGATGTGCAGGTAGAAACAAACGGTTCACAGAATATTAACCTGATTCCGGAAAAGGCACGATGCATTCTTGATATTAAAACACCCGGAAGCGGAGAGAGCGATAGAAATGATTTTCAGAATATTGACAGGCTTTCTGCAGAGGATGAGATAAAATTTGTGCTGACATCTATAGATGACTATGTGTGGGCAAAGGATAAGATTTCAGAGTACAGCCTGTCAGGCAGATTTGAAATTCTGTTTTCACCTGTATCAGATATGCTGAGCCCTGCAGTACTTGCAGAAAAAATACTGACTGATAATCTTGATGTAAGGCTGCATTTGCAGCTTCATAAAATTATCTGGCCGGACAGGGAAAGAGGAGTGTAAAAATGCCTGAATCTCTGAAAGCAGTGATTTTATTAAGCGGTGGGATTGATTCCAGTACAACTCTTGCAATTGCCCGTGATATGGGCTTTAAATGTTATGCTTTAAGTTTCAGGTACGGACAGAATAACTATATTGAGATTGAATCTGCAAAGAAGATGGCGGACAGGCTTGGAGCTGCAAGGCACATTGTGCTGGACATAGACCTTTCTGTGTTTGGCGGGTCAGCTCTTACAGGTACAGGAGAAATACCAAAAGACAGAAAAGAGGATGAAATAGCAGGAGGGAAAATACCTGTCAGTTATGTGCCTGCAAGAAATACGGTTTTTTTATCCCTCGGGCTTGCATGGGCTGAGTCCATAGGCGCACATGATATTTTTATTGGAGTCAATGCTCTTGATTATTCGGGATATCCTGACTGCAGAGAAGAGTTTATCCGTTCTTTTGAAAAAACTGCAAATTTAGGGACAAAACAGGGAGTTCAGGGCCATCCCTGTAAAATCCATACTCCTCTGATTAATCTTAGTAAAGCTGAAATAATTACAAGAGGAACTAAACTTGGCGTTGATTACAGCGTTACAATAAGCTGCTATGATCCTGACAATGAAGGCAGATCGTGCGGCAGGTGTGATTCATGCCTGCTTCGCAAAAAAGGATTCAGGGAAGCTGGAATAGATGATCCTACTGAATATGTATCAGGTTAAATATGGTTGTGATTTATGAATAATGCAGAATCGCAGATGAAAGAATCAAAATAAATTTTTGGAGATATTATGTCTGAGCTGAAACGCGGGCAGCGGGAAATAAGGGATTCCAAATTAACGGTTGTGGAAAATCATTATCCCGGCAGAGATTATCAGGTTGATATTACTCTGCCTGAGTTTACTTGTCTGTGCCCTATATCCGGATATCCGGATTTTGCAGCAATTCATGTTACATATATTCCTGATAAGAAAATAATTGAATTAAAGTCACTTAAACTTTACATTAATAAATTCAGGGATGAAGAGATGTTCCATGAGGCAGTAGTTAATAAGATTCTGGAAGATCTCGTTTCAGTTGCAAAACCGAGATATATGAAGGTTGTTGGGGATTTTAATCCTAGAGGCAATGTAAAAACCGTTGTAACAGCAGAATACAGGGGAGAAACAAATATTGATTGATATTCAGAATCAGCCGGATTACAGGAATCTGTCAATTGATCAGGTTGGAGTAAAAAATCTGGTTTATCCTATTACAGTGAGAGACCGGGTGAATAAGGTACAGCATACGGTAGGCTCAATTAACATGTATGTGAGCCTTCCGCATAATTTCCGCGGTACACATATGTCGAGATTCATTGAAATTTTAAACGAATACCATAGAAATCTCCATATTGATACTGTAGAGCATATAATGCATAATATGAAAGAAAAGCTCAATGCAGAGGAAGCTCACATGGAGGTTCGGTTTCCATATTTTATTGAGAAAAAAGCACCTGCTTCCGGTGCAT from bacterium includes:
- the queD gene encoding 6-carboxytetrahydropterin synthase QueD, coding for MYHIFYETHFAAAHQLHGYDGECSKMHGHTWKVRIEINAEKTDEIGISFDFKKLKAATNQVIDRLDHNNINTIPPFDKKNPTAENLARYCYHETGKLLPQSVKMSSVTVWESDSYAVCYEE
- a CDS encoding radical SAM protein yields the protein MLKVSEIFYSIQGESTTMGLPAVFVRLAGCNLNCTYCDTKYARSGGTKFSIEEILVQVKSFNCNRVTITGGEPLLQEGSAALAQRLIDSGYDVQVETNGSQNINLIPEKARCILDIKTPGSGESDRNDFQNIDRLSAEDEIKFVLTSIDDYVWAKDKISEYSLSGRFEILFSPVSDMLSPAVLAEKILTDNLDVRLHLQLHKIIWPDRERGV
- the queC gene encoding 7-cyano-7-deazaguanine synthase QueC; translation: MPESLKAVILLSGGIDSSTTLAIARDMGFKCYALSFRYGQNNYIEIESAKKMADRLGAARHIVLDIDLSVFGGSALTGTGEIPKDRKEDEIAGGKIPVSYVPARNTVFLSLGLAWAESIGAHDIFIGVNALDYSGYPDCREEFIRSFEKTANLGTKQGVQGHPCKIHTPLINLSKAEIITRGTKLGVDYSVTISCYDPDNEGRSCGRCDSCLLRKKGFREAGIDDPTEYVSG
- the queF gene encoding NADPH-dependent 7-cyano-7-deazaguanine reductase QueF, with amino-acid sequence MSELKRGQREIRDSKLTVVENHYPGRDYQVDITLPEFTCLCPISGYPDFAAIHVTYIPDKKIIELKSLKLYINKFRDEEMFHEAVVNKILEDLVSVAKPRYMKVVGDFNPRGNVKTVVTAEYRGETNID